The Candidatus Fusobacterium pullicola nucleotide sequence GTGATTGTTTTTGGGGTAGGAGGCGTAGGAGGATTTGCCACAGAAGCTCTTGTAAGAGCTGGTGTAGGTGAGATCTCTATTGTAGATTTTGACAGTGTTGATATCACCAATCTGAATAGACAGATTATTTCTCTTCAAAGTACAGTAGGCAAACTTAAAACCTCTGTAATGAAAGAGAGACTGCTCAATATTAATCCAGAATTGATAGTTCATGAGTATCCTATTAAATTTTCAAAAGAAAATATTGATACTTTTTTTAAAGACAAAAATTATTCATATATAGTTGATGCTATTGACTTAGTAACATGTAAATTAGATCTAATCTCTATTGCAAAAGAAAGAAATATTCCTATCATATCATCTATGGGAACTGGAAATAAATTAAATCCTACTATGTTAGAGGTCAGTGATATAAATAAAACCTCTGTTTGTCCTTTAGCTCGTGTTATGAGAAAGGAGCTAAAAAATAGAGGAATAAAAAAATTAAAAGTTGTTTATTCTAAAGAGGAGCCTAGAAAACCTCAAAATTTAAGTGGAAGTAGAGAGAAAAAAGTCAATGTAGGAAGTATCTCATTTGTTCCATCAACTGCTGGACTTATAATAGCTAGTGAAGTGATTAAGGATATTTGTAATTTATAGGAGGAAATATTATGAAAAAAATAGGAGTGTTTTATGGTACTACTTCAGGAACTACCGCTGGAGTTGTTGATGAATTAGAATTTTATTTAAGAAAAGATGACTACGAGGTACATAATGTAGCCGATGGAATATCTACCCTTTCTGAATATGATAATTTGATACTTATTACACCTACTTATGGTGTTGGAGAGCTACAAGCCGACTGGGAAAATGTATATGATGAGTTTTGTAAAATAGATTTTTCTGGAAAAGTTGTAGGTCTTATCGGACTTGGAAATCAATATGCTTTTGGTGAATCATTTGTGGGAGGAATCAAAGTTCTTTATGATGTAGTAATAAATAATGGTGGAAAAGTTGTTGGATTTACATCAACTGAAGGATACCACTATGAAGAATCTGAAGCTGTAATTGGAGACCAATTTGTTGGACTTGCTATCGATG carries:
- a CDS encoding tRNA threonylcarbamoyladenosine dehydratase, with translation MIFQRTELLIGSENLAKLKNSHVIVFGVGGVGGFATEALVRAGVGEISIVDFDSVDITNLNRQIISLQSTVGKLKTSVMKERLLNINPELIVHEYPIKFSKENIDTFFKDKNYSYIVDAIDLVTCKLDLISIAKERNIPIISSMGTGNKLNPTMLEVSDINKTSVCPLARVMRKELKNRGIKKLKVVYSKEEPRKPQNLSGSREKKVNVGSISFVPSTAGLIIASEVIKDICNL
- a CDS encoding flavodoxin codes for the protein MKKIGVFYGTTSGTTAGVVDELEFYLRKDDYEVHNVADGISTLSEYDNLILITPTYGVGELQADWENVYDEFCKIDFSGKVVGLIGLGNQYAFGESFVGGIKVLYDVVINNGGKVVGFTSTEGYHYEESEAVIGDQFVGLAIDEGNQGDYTPEKIENWVAEIKPEFN